A genomic segment from Methanomicrobia archaeon encodes:
- a CDS encoding 50S ribosomal protein L5 encodes MTDTEQENPMRRIEIDKVVINMGVGESGEKLAKAEKLLTAITGQQPIKRIAKRTIQPFNVKKHEAIGVKVTLRGDRAQEFLKRCFTIQNTLYKSQFDTFGNFSFGIAEHTDFGMRYDPNVGIFGMDICVSLKRPGYRIKDRKLQKRKLPLKQRTTPEEVFTFLEREYGVELIGEEE; translated from the coding sequence ATGACTGATACAGAGCAGGAGAATCCGATGCGGCGTATTGAGATCGATAAGGTAGTGATCAACATGGGCGTTGGCGAATCCGGCGAGAAGCTGGCGAAGGCTGAGAAGCTGCTGACTGCGATTACCGGTCAGCAACCGATCAAGCGCATAGCGAAGAGGACCATTCAACCGTTCAACGTAAAGAAGCATGAGGCGATCGGGGTCAAGGTGACGCTGCGCGGCGATCGTGCCCAGGAATTCTTGAAGCGCTGCTTCACGATCCAGAACACACTCTATAAGAGTCAGTTCGATACCTTTGGGAACTTCTCCTTCGGCATTGCTGAGCATACTGATTTCGGGATGCGATACGATCCGAACGTGGGCATCTTCGGCATGGACATTTGCGTCTCGCTGAAGCGCCCGGGCTACCGGATAAAGGACCGGAAGCTCCAGAAGCGGAAACTGCCACTTAAGCAGCGGACCACGCCCGAGGAGGTCTTCACATTCCTCGAGCGCGAGTACGGTGTGGAACTGATCGGCGAAGAGGAATAA